The following are from one region of the Anaeropeptidivorans aminofermentans genome:
- a CDS encoding NAD(P)/FAD-dependent oxidoreductase — translation MLRISNIKLHIGLKEESLTEKVCRILKISKKDIRSFSISKKSIDARNKEDIFYIYSVDLEIENEDRFKDIKNVKIMEKNIYVLESPQKLPKKRPVIVGSGPCGLFAALILAQAGLRPIIIERGKKVSERKKDVDDFFQTGSLNENSNVQFGEGGAGTFSDGKLTTGINDPRINKVLKEFVRFSAPEEILYDAKPHIGTDRLYFVMENMRKEIESLGGEYRFSSRLSEIITEENKLKALEIEDLIRLEKYIIETNICILAIGHSARDTFKMLYDKGIFMEQKVFSVGLRIEHKRIDIDKSQYGKFHKDLPAADYKLNTKIPRGRGAYTFCMCPGGVVVAAASEKNSVVTNGMSYYKRDLENSNSALLVNVGPGDFSDNNPLAGVLFQQKLEKEAFIYGGENYKAPCQLTGDFLNNIKSTEIYEVLPTYKPGVTLGNFNLWLPEFVSFGIKTAIKDMDKRLKGFAKYDSLLTGIESRSSSPVRILRNESHQSNITGLYPAGEGAGYAGGIMSAAVDGIKCAEMVINGV, via the coding sequence ATGCTTAGAATCAGTAATATTAAGCTTCATATAGGCCTAAAGGAAGAAAGCTTGACAGAAAAAGTATGTAGAATACTTAAAATTTCTAAAAAGGATATTAGAAGCTTTTCCATAAGTAAAAAATCCATTGACGCGAGAAATAAAGAAGATATTTTTTACATCTATTCCGTTGATTTAGAAATCGAAAACGAAGACCGATTTAAAGATATAAAAAACGTAAAGATAATGGAAAAGAATATTTATGTTTTAGAAAGCCCCCAAAAGCTTCCGAAAAAACGCCCCGTCATTGTCGGCAGCGGCCCCTGTGGTCTTTTTGCGGCATTGATACTTGCTCAGGCAGGACTGAGGCCTATTATTATCGAAAGAGGAAAAAAGGTATCCGAAAGAAAAAAAGATGTAGATGATTTTTTTCAAACGGGAAGCCTTAACGAGAACAGCAATGTCCAATTTGGAGAAGGGGGAGCCGGAACCTTTTCCGACGGAAAGCTTACAACGGGTATAAATGACCCTAGAATAAATAAGGTATTAAAGGAGTTTGTGAGATTTTCAGCTCCGGAAGAAATACTCTATGATGCAAAGCCCCATATTGGTACAGACAGGCTTTATTTTGTCATGGAAAATATGCGGAAAGAAATTGAGAGCCTTGGAGGAGAATATCGATTTTCCAGCAGGCTTTCTGAAATAATTACCGAAGAAAATAAGCTTAAGGCTCTGGAGATTGAAGATTTAATTCGATTAGAAAAATATATAATTGAAACAAATATATGTATATTGGCAATAGGTCACAGCGCAAGAGACACGTTTAAAATGCTTTACGATAAAGGTATTTTTATGGAGCAGAAGGTTTTTTCCGTAGGCCTTCGTATAGAGCATAAAAGGATTGATATTGATAAAAGCCAGTATGGAAAATTCCATAAAGACCTCCCTGCGGCAGATTACAAGCTTAACACAAAAATTCCCAGAGGCAGAGGTGCCTACACCTTCTGTATGTGTCCGGGAGGCGTTGTAGTTGCCGCTGCCAGCGAAAAAAACAGTGTGGTTACTAACGGCATGAGCTATTATAAAAGAGATTTGGAAAATTCAAACAGCGCATTGCTTGTGAACGTAGGTCCCGGCGACTTTTCAGATAACAATCCTCTTGCGGGAGTTTTATTTCAGCAAAAGCTTGAAAAAGAAGCTTTTATTTACGGCGGAGAAAATTATAAGGCTCCGTGTCAGCTTACGGGGGATTTTTTAAATAATATAAAATCTACTGAAATTTATGAAGTTTTGCCTACTTATAAGCCGGGGGTTACTTTAGGTAATTTTAATTTATGGCTTCCTGAGTTTGTATCTTTCGGCATTAAAACCGCGATTAAGGATATGGATAAAAGACTTAAAGGATTTGCAAAATATGATTCCCTTCTTACAGGCATAGAAAGCAGGAGTTCGTCCCCTGTTCGCATTTTGAGAAATGAAAGCCATCAGTCAAATATCACAGGTCTTTATCCTGCCGGAGAAGGGGCTGGATACGCAGGGGGCATCATGTCTGCGGCGGTTGACGGAATAAAATGCGCCGAGATGGTAATAAATGGGGTTTAG
- a CDS encoding aminoacetone oxidase family FAD-binding enzyme, with translation MIYNTAIIGGGACGLAAAVSCPDNTVILEKNQRVGKKILATGNGRCNISNLNASEDFYDTKDRKELSDVLKSCSVKDIADFFKGMGLLLRYEDDGRIYPYSNQASSVLDCLRNEALRNHVEIKTEFEALDISKDKGLFKISSHKGEIIKARNVLISTGGPAGEPSASFSGYHLLRKFNHEITEISPALVPLKIKEGFCKSMAGIKFKGSATILKNSKPLKKEEGEILFTDYGLSGIAIMQLSSLYEKNADITLELDFFPEISYEELLLMLHKRKEAYKNENLEEFLTGTINKKLAQAILKHSGIEKLSMKAEELSPQQLKQIGSNLKKFKLTVLDTSGFKNAQVSKGGARLSEFNIKTMESNYVKGLYAGGEALDVNGLCGGFNLHFAWLTGRIAGLAIKGENNA, from the coding sequence ATGATATACAATACGGCAATAATAGGGGGAGGGGCCTGCGGTCTGGCCGCGGCTGTATCCTGCCCTGATAATACTGTAATACTTGAAAAAAATCAAAGAGTAGGAAAAAAAATACTTGCCACGGGAAACGGAAGATGCAATATTTCAAACTTGAATGCATCTGAAGATTTTTATGATACGAAAGACAGAAAAGAGCTTTCTGATGTTCTAAAAAGCTGCAGCGTAAAGGATATAGCGGATTTCTTTAAAGGAATGGGCCTTCTCTTACGGTATGAAGATGACGGAAGAATATACCCTTATTCCAATCAGGCATCTTCTGTTTTAGATTGCCTTCGAAATGAGGCTTTAAGAAATCATGTGGAAATAAAGACGGAATTTGAAGCTTTGGATATTTCAAAGGATAAAGGTTTATTTAAGATTTCCTCTCATAAAGGAGAAATAATTAAAGCCAGAAACGTCCTTATATCAACAGGCGGACCGGCAGGAGAACCATCGGCAAGCTTTTCAGGATATCATCTCCTTAGAAAATTCAATCACGAAATAACGGAAATTTCACCGGCCCTTGTGCCGTTAAAAATAAAAGAAGGCTTTTGCAAAAGCATGGCAGGTATAAAATTTAAAGGAAGCGCAACAATATTAAAAAATTCAAAGCCCTTGAAAAAAGAAGAAGGGGAAATCCTCTTTACAGATTACGGTCTTTCAGGAATAGCCATAATGCAGCTTTCAAGCCTTTATGAAAAGAATGCCGACATTACGTTGGAGCTTGACTTCTTTCCGGAAATTTCATACGAAGAACTGCTTTTAATGCTTCATAAAAGAAAAGAAGCCTATAAAAATGAAAACCTTGAAGAATTTCTAACGGGAACGATTAATAAAAAGCTCGCTCAGGCAATTTTAAAGCATTCGGGAATAGAGAAGCTTTCAATGAAGGCAGAGGAGCTTAGCCCCCAGCAGCTAAAGCAAATAGGAAGCAATTTAAAGAAGTTTAAATTAACCGTCTTAGATACATCAGGTTTTAAAAATGCCCAAGTATCTAAAGGCGGGGCAAGGCTTTCGGAATTTAATATAAAGACCATGGAGTCAAACTACGTAAAAGGCCTTTACGCAGGGGGCGAGGCCCTTGATGTAAACGGATTATGCGGAGGGTTTAACCTTCATTTTGCATGGCTTACGGGTAGAATCGCAGGCCTTGCCATCAAAGGAGAAAACAATGCTTAG
- a CDS encoding VWA domain-containing protein, which produces MNFLYPLAFMGLISIPAIIAMYLLKQNYREIKSSSNILWERAVSRTLSQKPWQKLKKELLMLLQILAALLLVFALAGPFIKSKGESQNYILVLDASLSMQAKDISPSRFESAKKALEKTLEELSPNGEFALVSAQKEPYVAVNFTDNKKDILNKLNTIDITGSTVDEEGLIHILEALYNNKEAQILVFSDYGFDLKDLPVSNFPIGSSGDNSAITLMSHSVDSDRIVSLVKVKNYGSKTIKDSIALYGDTRLIDIKDFQAEPGEEVSIFFTDVPLEERRLMAKLSEGDILETDNVYYDVIEERDAEKTIVFSQKNIFLENVIGLIPSVELYKGDISNMEDISGYHLYIFDGVLPEKMPEDGHVLIFNPPAENGFIEVSGEEEIDKVFKNNNELLNFIEDIDFDISKSKIIKEPDWANTLISSDKGPLVMAGERQGSKTVIFSFDLHHSDFPLKKEFPIFMYNLMGWFVPEKISKEEKLYTDSSIEFNIYPGSESVKIISPDKKTYTLAPPFPAGRFLDGKVPGIYTMEQIVDGKSIYSDFAINLSPEGDESNLLKETAYDSSLNEGLREAFKSIELKNPFIIIALIVILAEWYVLNGFKIKRPDIIRGFLIFLIIVSLLDINIKRSAEKTTTIFALDMSSSVSLNMEETIDKINKAFNKKDAKDIVGSVAFGERAVINSYPSEEVSYFDFNSYVNSSHTNISDGLTLGSTIIDEKTKKRIVLISDGNENIGDAQKSARSLSALSIPVDVYYTASDITDEAQITSVNVPKAINKNSGYQIDVNIYSLSENSGNLLIYRNDKLIVKEEIELKEGENRLVFSDVMEDGGNIIYRAELAPLKDAIYENNTSYAYSYVEDMARVLILSKDGSGDEITSIIENSRVYYDVYDPMEIPEDIESLNMYDSIVLADISLEDMPEGADGVLEAYVKSGGGLVVTGGENSFALGGYYGTKIEEALPVSMELEDEGKLPNQGMILVLDRSGSMSGGAYGISKLELAKEAAIRSVDALSEKDYFGVIAFDTQNIWVSDYNILGSKKEDVKNKIANISPGGGTSILPAVTEAYNVLKNSDTKLKHIILLTDGQDDGRGYNEIINKMKAEGITLSAVSVGQDSDKVLLKRLAEDSGGRYYYSDEFTDLPKIFTKETFMAGKKYINDEEFYPIIGSGGSILQGISELPSIGGFINSTGKPRADVILYAKDKAPLLASWQYGLGRSIAYLSDYNGHWSSKLINTDEGVRLFRNMMSYALRKQVGSDITVAVEPMGDKSRILVGLPYLSEEKTIEAKIISPDMTQTDAQLKIVSPGKYEGEIPVSDTGAYIMNLETLVNQEEGVIVTGFNIPYSPEYDIRNIAQGKAKLMKIAELTGGRFIENMDDVFEPLPQRVYESYNIGGIILILAIILLLMDIASRRFPFIKRKFIKNKETINKIGKTAELDNDVSILLDGANRKEGKNKNVEKAAEINNLQKNKTADLLLKSKQKRSGR; this is translated from the coding sequence ATGAATTTTTTATATCCTTTGGCATTTATGGGCCTTATAAGCATACCGGCTATTATTGCCATGTACTTGCTTAAACAAAACTACAGAGAAATAAAAAGCTCCAGCAATATTCTTTGGGAAAGGGCGGTATCAAGGACCCTTTCTCAAAAGCCATGGCAAAAGCTAAAGAAAGAGCTTCTTATGCTTTTGCAGATTTTGGCTGCGCTGCTTTTGGTTTTTGCTTTGGCAGGGCCTTTTATAAAGAGCAAAGGAGAGTCTCAAAACTATATCCTTGTTTTAGACGCTTCCTTAAGTATGCAGGCGAAGGACATATCTCCCAGCAGATTTGAAAGCGCCAAAAAAGCCCTTGAAAAAACCTTGGAAGAGCTTTCTCCCAACGGGGAATTTGCCCTTGTATCGGCTCAGAAGGAGCCCTATGTTGCGGTAAATTTTACAGATAATAAAAAGGATATATTAAATAAACTGAACACCATAGATATTACCGGTTCAACTGTTGACGAAGAAGGGCTTATTCACATTTTAGAGGCTCTTTACAATAATAAAGAAGCTCAGATTCTTGTTTTTTCCGATTACGGCTTTGATTTAAAAGACCTTCCCGTTTCAAATTTTCCCATAGGTTCATCCGGGGATAACTCTGCCATTACTTTGATGTCCCATTCTGTTGACAGTGACAGGATTGTTTCTTTAGTAAAGGTTAAAAATTACGGAAGCAAAACAATAAAAGACAGCATCGCCTTGTATGGAGATACAAGGCTTATTGACATTAAGGATTTTCAGGCAGAGCCGGGAGAAGAAGTAAGCATATTTTTTACAGATGTTCCCTTGGAAGAAAGAAGGCTTATGGCGAAGCTTTCGGAAGGGGATATTCTGGAAACGGATAATGTATATTACGATGTCATAGAAGAAAGAGATGCAGAGAAAACTATCGTATTTTCTCAAAAAAATATTTTCCTTGAAAATGTGATAGGGCTTATTCCTTCCGTGGAGCTTTATAAGGGAGATATAAGCAATATGGAAGATATATCCGGATATCATTTATATATTTTTGACGGTGTACTGCCTGAAAAAATGCCGGAAGACGGCCATGTGCTCATATTTAATCCTCCTGCGGAAAATGGATTTATTGAGGTTTCGGGAGAAGAAGAAATAGATAAGGTATTTAAAAATAACAATGAGCTGCTTAATTTTATTGAAGATATCGATTTTGATATCTCAAAATCTAAAATTATAAAAGAGCCTGATTGGGCAAACACCCTTATTTCTTCTGATAAAGGGCCTCTTGTAATGGCCGGGGAACGGCAGGGGAGTAAAACCGTTATATTTTCTTTTGACTTGCATCATTCGGATTTTCCGCTTAAAAAAGAGTTCCCTATTTTCATGTATAATCTTATGGGCTGGTTTGTCCCTGAAAAAATATCAAAAGAAGAGAAGCTCTATACGGATAGCAGCATAGAATTTAATATTTATCCCGGAAGCGAAAGCGTAAAAATCATATCTCCCGATAAAAAAACCTATACGCTGGCTCCGCCCTTTCCGGCAGGGAGATTCCTTGACGGGAAGGTTCCCGGAATATACACTATGGAGCAGATAGTTGACGGAAAATCCATATATTCAGATTTTGCCATAAATCTTTCGCCGGAAGGGGACGAAAGCAATCTCCTTAAAGAAACGGCCTATGATTCTTCATTAAACGAAGGGCTGAGAGAGGCCTTTAAAAGCATAGAGCTTAAAAACCCCTTTATTATTATTGCGCTCATTGTAATACTGGCGGAATGGTATGTTTTAAACGGCTTTAAAATAAAACGGCCTGATATTATAAGAGGATTTCTTATATTCCTCATCATAGTATCGTTACTTGATATTAATATAAAAAGGTCCGCCGAGAAAACCACCACCATATTTGCGCTGGATATGTCATCAAGCGTTTCATTAAATATGGAGGAAACCATAGATAAGATAAATAAGGCATTCAATAAAAAAGACGCAAAGGATATTGTGGGTTCTGTTGCTTTTGGGGAAAGGGCGGTAATTAATTCCTATCCTTCGGAGGAAGTAAGTTATTTTGACTTTAATTCCTATGTTAACAGCTCTCATACAAATATATCCGACGGCCTTACTCTAGGAAGCACAATTATAGATGAAAAAACCAAGAAAAGAATCGTGCTTATTTCCGACGGAAACGAAAATATTGGCGATGCCCAAAAATCAGCAAGGAGCCTTTCCGCTCTTTCAATTCCTGTAGACGTATACTATACTGCTTCTGATATTACAGATGAGGCGCAAATAACATCTGTTAATGTGCCTAAGGCCATAAATAAAAATTCAGGCTATCAAATAGACGTAAATATTTACAGCCTTTCTGAAAATTCGGGAAACCTATTGATATATAGGAATGATAAACTTATAGTTAAAGAAGAAATAGAGCTTAAAGAAGGGGAAAACAGGCTTGTGTTTTCCGATGTTATGGAAGACGGAGGAAATATCATATACAGAGCAGAGCTTGCCCCTTTAAAAGACGCTATATATGAAAACAATACTTCCTACGCCTACAGCTATGTTGAAGACATGGCAAGAGTTCTTATTCTGTCAAAAGACGGCTCAGGAGATGAAATAACATCGATTATAGAAAATTCCAGAGTATATTATGATGTTTATGACCCTATGGAGATTCCCGAAGATATAGAGAGCCTTAATATGTACGACAGCATTGTTTTGGCAGATATATCTTTAGAGGATATGCCGGAGGGGGCCGATGGGGTCCTTGAAGCATATGTTAAATCAGGAGGGGGCCTTGTGGTTACAGGGGGCGAAAATTCCTTTGCCCTTGGAGGCTATTACGGTACAAAGATTGAAGAAGCCCTCCCTGTTTCTATGGAGCTTGAAGACGAAGGGAAGCTCCCTAATCAAGGCATGATTCTTGTGCTTGACCGTTCAGGCAGTATGTCCGGCGGAGCATATGGCATAAGTAAGCTGGAGCTTGCCAAGGAGGCGGCAATACGCTCCGTAGACGCATTAAGCGAAAAGGATTATTTCGGTGTAATAGCCTTTGATACGCAAAATATCTGGGTTTCCGATTATAATATTTTAGGCTCTAAAAAAGAAGATGTAAAAAACAAAATAGCAAATATTTCCCCCGGGGGCGGAACCTCCATACTTCCTGCCGTTACAGAAGCATACAATGTTTTGAAAAATTCCGATACAAAGCTTAAGCATATTATTTTGCTTACAGACGGGCAGGACGACGGCAGGGGATATAATGAGATTATAAACAAAATGAAAGCGGAGGGAATTACCCTTTCTGCCGTTTCTGTGGGGCAGGATTCGGATAAAGTTCTGCTGAAAAGGCTTGCAGAAGATTCCGGCGGAAGGTATTATTATAGTGATGAATTTACCGACTTACCTAAAATATTTACAAAAGAGACCTTCATGGCAGGGAAGAAATATATTAATGATGAAGAGTTTTATCCCATTATAGGTTCAGGGGGCAGTATTTTACAGGGAATTTCCGAGCTTCCTTCCATCGGCGGATTTATTAACTCCACAGGAAAGCCAAGAGCAGATGTTATCCTTTATGCCAAGGACAAAGCCCCTCTTCTTGCTTCATGGCAATACGGCCTTGGCAGAAGTATCGCTTATTTAAGCGATTATAACGGCCACTGGTCGTCAAAGCTTATCAATACCGATGAAGGAGTAAGGCTTTTTAGAAATATGATGAGCTATGCTTTAAGAAAGCAGGTAGGCTCAGACATTACGGTGGCCGTAGAGCCTATGGGAGATAAAAGCCGTATTTTAGTAGGCCTTCCTTATTTAAGCGAAGAAAAAACCATAGAGGCAAAAATAATCTCTCCTGATATGACACAGACAGATGCACAGCTTAAAATAGTTTCTCCCGGTAAATATGAAGGGGAAATCCCTGTTAGTGATACCGGCGCATATATTATGAACCTTGAAACCTTAGTTAATCAAGAGGAAGGCGTTATTGTAACAGGATTTAACATACCTTATTCTCCGGAATATGATATAAGAAATATCGCTCAGGGTAAGGCTAAGCTTATGAAAATAGCGGAGCTTACAGGGGGAAGATTTATAGAAAATATGGACGATGTATTCGAGCCTCTTCCCCAAAGAGTTTATGAGTCTTATAATATAGGCGGAATCATATTAATCCTTGCCATAATACTTCTTCTTATGGATATCGCCAGCAGAAGATTCCCGTTTATAAAGAGAAAATTTATTAAAAACAAAGAGACTATTAATAAAATTGGTAAAACTGCCGAATTAGATAATGATGTATCTATTCTCCTTGATGGGGCAAATAGGAAAGAAGGTAAAAATAAGAACGTTGAGAAAGCAGCAGAAATAAATAATCTTCAAAAAAATAAAACTGCTGATTTATTACTAAAGAGCAAGCAAAAACGTTCAGGCAGGTGA
- a CDS encoding ABC transporter permease — MLNPVFRREIMTSLRSLKSYISIMLYVLVLALVAGLSLFATSSGTSYSFRVSDTKYIYAFLSGFQFGLALLITPALTAGAISGEREKQTLNLLLITKMSPLSIALGKLSSSLITILLMMVASMPVYAIIFYYGGLSFMNLLAMMGYTMLVSATIGSIAIFFSSFIKKTIGATVLTYIIILAFTAGTFFLLAISYVIFEGMLYGNGDFYLFAESIRKINDNLASNNLSIQLIAGMPFIVLNPALSFFSLMDSQFGTAYSTEIIYGITSVDYYSSNTGPLNIYVYSIFAYIGIIALMIYLTSRSLMPVKKSKRYK; from the coding sequence ATGCTTAACCCGGTATTCAGAAGAGAAATAATGACTTCTCTCAGAAGCTTAAAATCCTATATTTCAATTATGCTTTACGTTCTGGTCCTTGCTTTGGTTGCCGGTCTTTCGCTTTTTGCCACAAGCTCAGGAACGTCCTATTCTTTCAGAGTGTCGGATACAAAATATATATATGCTTTTCTTTCCGGGTTTCAATTCGGTCTTGCACTTTTGATAACCCCCGCGCTTACGGCAGGGGCCATAAGCGGTGAAAGAGAGAAGCAGACCTTGAACCTCCTGCTGATAACAAAGATGTCGCCTTTAAGCATTGCCCTTGGGAAGCTTTCAAGCTCTCTCATTACAATACTTCTTATGATGGTTGCTTCCATGCCTGTATATGCCATTATTTTTTATTACGGAGGGCTTTCTTTTATGAATCTTCTTGCCATGATGGGCTATACCATGCTTGTTTCGGCAACCATAGGAAGCATAGCAATATTCTTTTCAAGTTTTATTAAAAAGACCATAGGGGCTACTGTATTAACGTATATTATTATTTTAGCCTTTACAGCGGGCACATTTTTCCTTTTAGCAATATCTTATGTTATATTTGAAGGCATGCTTTACGGAAATGGGGACTTCTACCTTTTTGCGGAAAGTATTAGAAAAATTAATGATAATCTCGCTTCAAACAATCTGTCGATACAGCTTATCGCAGGAATGCCTTTCATTGTATTAAACCCTGCCCTTTCATTTTTTTCTCTTATGGACAGCCAGTTTGGAACGGCATATTCTACGGAAATCATATACGGCATTACAAGCGTAGATTATTATTCATCAAATACGGGGCCTTTAAATATATACGTTTACAGTATTTTTGCCTATATCGGAATTATTGCCTTAATGATATATCTTACATCGAGAAGCCTTATGCCTGTAAAAAAGTCAAAACGATATAAATAG
- a CDS encoding ABC transporter ATP-binding protein: MVEIKNLIKMYGKFTAVDNLNLNIPEGAIYGFVGPNGAGKTTTMKIMSGLLTATGGEVFIDNTDVVKNPLALKEKIGYMPDFFGVYDNLKVSEYMDFYEGAYYIPYNERKELTESLLELVDLSEKKEEYVDSLSRGMKQRLCVARCLIHDPKVVILDEPASGLDPRARIELKEILKQLRQMGKTIIISSHILSELSEMCTHVAIIDRGKIMISGSMADVMRSLSVNRIFNIRPLEKIQELISLLEEKPDVSDIYESTDNVEFSYKGKDEDFALLVKEIILKDIPIINIKEKEGNLEQIFMEVTGSGKAFTEGENANA, encoded by the coding sequence ATGGTTGAAATAAAAAATCTTATAAAAATGTACGGAAAGTTTACAGCGGTAGATAATCTAAACTTAAACATTCCCGAAGGGGCCATATATGGATTTGTAGGGCCAAACGGTGCAGGAAAGACAACTACCATGAAAATAATGTCCGGTCTTCTTACGGCTACAGGGGGAGAAGTTTTTATAGACAATACTGACGTGGTTAAAAATCCCCTGGCCTTGAAGGAAAAAATAGGATATATGCCTGACTTTTTCGGGGTTTATGATAATCTTAAGGTTTCGGAATATATGGACTTTTACGAAGGAGCTTATTATATTCCTTATAATGAGAGAAAAGAGCTTACGGAAAGCCTTTTAGAGCTTGTAGACCTTTCGGAAAAGAAGGAAGAGTATGTAGATTCTCTTTCCAGAGGAATGAAACAGAGACTCTGCGTTGCAAGATGCCTGATTCATGACCCTAAGGTAGTAATTCTCGACGAGCCTGCTTCCGGCCTTGACCCAAGGGCGAGAATAGAGCTTAAGGAAATATTAAAGCAGCTTCGTCAAATGGGGAAAACCATAATTATAAGCTCTCATATATTATCGGAGCTTTCGGAAATGTGTACGCATGTTGCCATCATAGACAGAGGGAAGATCATGATCAGCGGAAGCATGGCAGACGTCATGCGAAGCCTTTCTGTAAACAGAATATTTAATATACGCCCTCTTGAAAAGATACAGGAGCTTATTTCCCTTTTGGAAGAAAAGCCAGACGTATCAGACATCTATGAAAGCACAGACAATGTGGAATTTTCCTACAAAGGAAAAGACGAAGATTTTGCTCTTTTAGTAAAAGAAATCATATTAAAAGACATTCCCATAATCAACATAAAGGAAAAGGAAGGAAATCTTGAGCAGATATTTATGGAAGTAACAGGCTCAGGAAAGGCTTTTACGGAAGGAGAGAACGCAAATGCTTAA
- a CDS encoding ATP-dependent helicase: MLRLKLNESQSEAVKHVTGPAMVISGPGSGKTTVISHRVKYLIEELNVSGSDILVITFSKASAIEMKERINELIGSYEKAEISTFHSFFFKILRAHSFVKVEDVLTENEKRHILSSILNKLKLNAYAGDDFMESLEEEISLIKNDLLDLDYYNSMIISNDYFKSIFSAYEEYKKVAGKLDFDDMLEKAYVLLRDNPSVLDLWSKRYQYVLIDEFQDINKAQYNLIKLISANHKNIFAVGDDDQSIYRFRGARPEFMLNFSKDYENAEKIILSTNYRSTDEIIAFSNKIIENNKNRFEKSIKGTGINGTKPRLIMSIDIEEEAFNIGKIIKAFKNISYHDIAVLYRTNIQARAFADAFMDMNIPFKIKDGFSLVYEHWIFKDIRSYFILAMDRRSNEDFIRIINKPNRFISRSHIKNALSKKIPLMDYLYTPGILQSFILSRVEELMYHLNVLKEKSSCDAIKYIRYVIGYDEYIKSFAEYRKIDPKGLFEIINEITESSKNHNDFLSYLNHVETIVEETKENFKDLNKDGVSLSTIHSAKGLEYHTVFIAGCVEGLIPYEKSRLPYEIEEERRLLYVAVTRAKRNLYISAIEKRHGNDVKLSRFLEELKSK, translated from the coding sequence ATGCTGAGGCTTAAGCTTAATGAAAGTCAATCGGAAGCTGTGAAACATGTGACCGGTCCGGCAATGGTTATTTCCGGTCCGGGAAGCGGAAAAACCACAGTCATTTCTCACAGGGTAAAATATTTAATAGAGGAGCTTAATGTAAGCGGAAGCGATATTCTTGTAATCACCTTCTCAAAGGCCTCTGCCATTGAAATGAAGGAGCGGATTAACGAGCTTATAGGCTCTTATGAAAAGGCTGAAATTTCTACTTTCCATTCCTTTTTCTTTAAAATTTTACGGGCCCACAGCTTCGTAAAAGTTGAAGACGTTCTTACAGAGAATGAAAAGCGGCATATTCTTTCTTCTATTTTAAATAAGCTTAAACTAAATGCCTATGCAGGCGATGACTTTATGGAAAGCCTTGAAGAAGAAATTTCCCTTATAAAAAATGATTTGCTTGATTTGGATTATTATAATTCCATGATTATCTCAAACGACTATTTTAAAAGCATATTTTCAGCCTATGAGGAATATAAAAAAGTGGCAGGGAAGCTGGACTTTGACGATATGCTGGAAAAGGCCTATGTTCTTTTAAGGGACAATCCTTCTGTACTTGATTTATGGTCAAAGCGATATCAATATGTGCTTATAGACGAATTTCAGGATATTAATAAAGCCCAATATAACCTTATAAAGCTTATTTCGGCAAATCACAAAAATATTTTTGCAGTAGGCGACGATGACCAGAGCATCTACAGATTCAGAGGCGCAAGGCCTGAATTTATGCTTAATTTTTCAAAGGATTATGAAAACGCCGAAAAAATAATACTAAGCACAAATTACCGTTCCACCGACGAAATTATCGCTTTTTCAAATAAAATAATAGAAAACAATAAAAACAGATTTGAAAAATCCATTAAAGGAACAGGAATCAATGGAACAAAACCGCGGCTTATTATGTCTATAGATATAGAGGAAGAAGCCTTTAATATCGGAAAAATCATTAAAGCCTTTAAAAATATTTCCTATCATGATATTGCAGTCCTTTACAGAACGAATATTCAGGCAAGAGCCTTTGCAGATGCATTTATGGATATGAATATTCCCTTTAAGATAAAAGACGGTTTTTCCCTTGTTTATGAACATTGGATATTTAAGGATATCCGCTCTTATTTTATTCTTGCCATGGATAGAAGAAGCAACGAGGATTTTATAAGAATTATCAATAAGCCTAATAGATTTATAAGCAGAAGCCATATAAAAAATGCTCTTTCAAAGAAAATACCTTTAATGGATTATCTTTATACCCCGGGAATACTTCAAAGCTTTATCCTTAGCCGTGTAGAGGAGCTTATGTATCACCTTAATGTACTTAAGGAAAAAAGCTCTTGTGACGCCATAAAATACATAAGATATGTCATAGGATATGACGAATATATAAAAAGCTTTGCAGAATACAGAAAAATAGACCCCAAGGGGCTTTTTGAAATAATAAACGAAATTACCGAGTCTTCAAAAAACCATAATGACTTTTTATCGTATCTTAATCATGTAGAGACTATTGTAGAAGAAACAAAAGAAAACTTTAAGGACTTAAATAAGGATGGCGTCAGCTTAAGCACAATCCATTCGGCCAAGGGCCTTGAATATCATACGGTTTTTATTGCAGGCTGTGTAGAAGGTCTGATACCTTATGAAAAAAGCAGGCTGCCTTACGAAATAGAAGAAGAAAGAAGGCTTTTATACGTTGCAGTCACGAGGGCCAAAAGAAATCTCTATATCTCTGCCATCGAAAAGCGCCATGGAAACGATGTGAAGCTAAGCAGATTCCTAGAGGAGCTTAAAAGCAAATAA